The following is a genomic window from Hymenobacter sp. APR13.
GTAGTTGCCGCGGCCCATCGTAAATAGCTCCATCACCTCGCGGGCGAAGTTTTCGTTGGGGCGCTGCTTGCGGTTTTGCTGGTTGTTAAGAAACTGCAGCATGGCCGGCTCCTTGCTCACGGCCAGCAGCAAGTCGGAGAATTTACCCAGCGCCAGCTGCCGGATGGTGTTGTTGAGGTGCAGGGCCGCATCGGGCCGGCGCACCCGGCAGGCAAAGTGGCCGTGCCAGAAGAAGGTCAGCTTCTCGCGCAGCTGGGCCGGCGAGTTAGCCATGCGGGCCAGCCAACCGGTATTCATGGCGTAGAAAGCCTGCTGGATGCTTTGATTCTGCATTTTGCGCTGCTGCGCGCTCATGTCCTGGCGGCGCAGCAACGGCGGCTGCGGGCGGCCCTTCTGCGGCCCCGCCAGCACCGAGCGGGCCGGCAGCGCCGCCACGGGCGCCTCCATGCCGGCGCTCATGGCCGTCTGGTCGGGCGTGGTCACCATGTCCGACTGCGGCTTGCCGGCGGCCGGCGCTACCGGCCGGAACTGGGCCAGCGGCTCAGTATAGCGCATCTGCGGGCTGTCGAGCAGCTCCACTTTCTCGGAATCGCGCAGCAGCTGGCGCAGGGCTTTGCGGGGCGTGAGGCCGGTCGCCACATCCTCGGGTCGCGGCCCGAAGCCGGCCCGCCAGTACAGATGCTGGAGCTGTTGTTGCGTCGTCGTCATGGTGGTTGGACGCAGATTGTGGCTCCGGGTTTAATGTTGTCATTGCGAGCGGAGCGAAGCAATCCTTTCTCTTCCTGCTGAAAACGACCCTAAGCGCGAAGCCCTCCGGCATTAGTATAGCATACTACTGCCGGAGGGCTTTTCTGTAAGGATAATGTCTACCACGAGAGGAAGGATTGCTTCGCTTTGCTCGCAATGACAGGTTAGGAGCGTTTAGAAGCGTGCGCCCAGCACCACCGTTTTGCGGTATTCCTGCTTGCTGCCGCCGTTGGGTTTGAACAGCTCAATCTGCAGCACATAGTAACCAATGGGCGCCTTCTGGCCTTTGTCGGTGAGGCCGTCCCACTGGAAAAAGCCGGTGGTGGACAGCGTTTCGTTGCGGGCGAGGCGGCGCGTGAGGCGGCCCTGCGCGTCGTAAATGCTCACGCTGCCCGCGTAGCCGGGGCCATCGAGCTGGTAGTTGAGGGTGGTGAAATCCTGCTGGCCGTCCTCGTCGGGCGTGAATACCTCGGGCACTACGCTCCATTGCTGGCTGCTACCGGCCGCGTCCTGCTGCTGGGAATTGGGGCGGCCGGGCGTGGCGTAGCCGGCGCTGGCCGCCGCCGAGTGGAAGTTAGCAGCCGCGCTGGGCCCCGCGGCCCGAATCCGCTCCAGCGACACGCCGTTCAGGTCGGTGAGCAGCGGCAGGTGCTGGGTTTCGCTGTAGGCGTAGCGGTCTAGGCGGCGACCCTGGCTGTCGAATACGGCCACGATGCCGGCATCGTCCGGGAAGGTGGGGAAGGCAGGCATGGTCAGAAACGCGGCGGGGTCGGAGCTGGTGGGGTACTCGCGCTGCACGATGTCGGGGCGGGTGGTGAGTAGCAGCAGCTGGCCGGGCGCCAGCACGTAGGGCCCGGCGCTGATGGGCTCAGAGTCGGCGGTGCTGTCGGGGCGGATGTTGGCCAGCTGCCAGCCCTGCACATCCAGGTACTTGCCGGAACGGTTGAGCAGCTCCACGAAATCCACGGCGCTTGTGCGCGGATTGAACAGGATTTCGTTGACCACCACGTCGCCGGGAGCCACGGCCGAGGGCAGCCCGAACGTAGCCGAAGTGGCCGGGCCGGCGGCATTGCCCACGCAGTCGAGGGCGCGCTGCACGGTCACGGTCAGGGGCTGGCTGGCCTGCAGCGCCGCGCCCAGCGTGAGGTCTACCACCCGGAAATCGGGCGAGACGGGCGCGGCCCGCGTGACGGCCACTGCGGGCGTGAGCGTGTACAGAGCCGCATTGGCCGCCGTCAGGCTATCGAGCTTCTCCCCGAAAAACAGCCGCACGGTGGTAGCATTGAGGGCCAGGGCGCGCAGCAGCGTGGGCGCGGTGCGGTCGGGGTTGGCGGCGCGCACCGAGTTGGCGCGGCTGGGCGTGCCGCCACTGGCGTCGGTGCTGGCAGTCCAGTTCTCAATACCGCCGCAAGGGTTGGCGGTATCCACCATTTCCAGGCTCCAGCCGCCGTCTTTCTTGCGGCTGTCTTTGTACCAGGTGTCGGAATAGCTGATTTCAAACAGCGTGCGGCCGGTGCGGGTGCGCAGCAGCAGCTGGTCGCCGGCATTGCTGAGGCTGGGGAAATTGCTCAGCCCGAACACCTTGCCGAAGGCCGCAAACTGCGGGACTCGGGTGCTGCCGCACACCACGGCGTACTCGCCGGGCAGCAGCGTGGCCCCGGCCGGAAACACCGCCGGGTTGCCGGTCTGCCCCGGCTTGAGCAGCTGCGTGCCCGCCAGGTCCAGCACGGCCGTGGCCGAGGGGTTGTGGATTTCCAGGTACTCCGAGGCCGGCAGCCCCACCACCGGCGTTTCGTCGGCGAATATTTCGGTGATGACCACTTGGCTGAAACCCGGGGCCACAGCCGTGCCGCTGTAGCTGAAGGTGGCCGTGAGCGGGCCGGCGGCAGTGTTGCCGTAGAGGTCGGGCACGTTGCGGGCTTCCACGGTGCTGCTGCCCAGCGGCAGCGGCCCGGCCAGCGTCAGGTGTACGATGGCGGGGTCGGTAGCGTCGCGCTGGGCGGCCGTGACGGCGGGCGCGCCGGTGGCGGTGAGGCGGTAGCTGGCGGCGCTTTGGGTGGCCGCTACCGGCTCGTTGAACGTCACGTCGAGCTGCTGCGGGCCGGTGGCGCCGGCGCTGATGGCGCGGGGCGGCGCCGTGTCCGTCACCCGGAAATCATCGAAGAGAAACGCCCGGTTGTTGGCCGAGGAATACGTGAGCGTCAGCCCAAACCAAGCCCCGCGCTGGTAGGCGGCATCGGTAGCCGAGCCTTCGCTCACGAACGTCGTACCACCCGTCAGGTCGCGCTCCAGCGTCCAGACGTCGGTGGCGGAGCGCGTGACGCGCACCCGCACGAGGTTGTTGGTGGCGGAGCTGAGTGTAGCATCAACACCATTGATGACGTAGGCGGGGCTGCCGGTGGCATCTTTGCGGAACAGCGCCACCTCGTCGGGAGTGCCCCCGAGGCGCACGAAGTAGCCGCGGTTGCCGCTGGCTTTCAGGTCGGCTTGTTCGGCTATCAGCCACACATCGGCGAAGTTGCCGCTGCTGGTGGCCAGGCGCAGGTTGGCCCAGAACTCCCAGGTGGTGCCGCCCGCGGCGGCCTGGCAGGGCGTGGCCAGCTGCAGCTGGGTGCCCGTGACAGCAGGGCCGTTGCTTTGCAGCTGCTGGGTGGTGGCTTGGAAGGCGGCCGCGTCGCCGGTCCAGGCGGGGTTCTGGGTGAAGTCGCCGTCGGCAAAGGAATCGGTGAGCTGGGCCGCGGCCGTGAACGGACTCAGCAGCAGCAGGAGTAGCAGTTTTTTCACGGGCAATAACGTCGGGAAAGCAGGCGGGGCCTGATAGGGAGAACGATGGCATGAAAGATAACCGCTTTACCTTTATGCCCTAATCCTTGATGCACATGAAAGTAGCCGTAGTAGGTGCCACCGGCCTGGTGGGCACCGAGATGCTGAAAGTACTGGCCGAGCGCAACTTCCCGGTCACCGAACTGCTGCCCGTGGCCTCCGCCCGCTCGGTGGGCCAGGAAATCGAGTTCCAGGGCAAAAAATATAAGGTGGTGAGCATGGACGACGCCATTGCGGCGCGCCCGGCCGTGGCCATCTTCTCGGCCGGCGGCTCCATCAGCAAGCAGGAGGCGCCCCGCTTCGCCGAAGTCGGCACCGTGGTTATCGACAACTCCTCGGCCTGGCGCATGGACCCCACCAAAAAGCTGGTGGTGCCCGAAATCAACGCCAAGGAGCTGACCGCCGCAGATAAAATCATTGCCAACCCCAACTGCTCCACCATTCAGATGGTGGTGGCCCTCAACGAGCTGCACCAGCGCTATAAGGTGCAGCGCATTGTGGTGAGCACCTACCAGAGCGTAACGGGCACCGGCAAACAGGCCGTGGACCAGCTGCTGGAAGAGCGCGCCGGCCAGACGCCCACCAACCCCGCCTACCCCCACCGCATCGACCTGAACGTGCTGCCCCACATCGACGTGTTCGAGGACAACGGCTACACCAAGGAGGAAATGAAGATGGTGAACGAGACCAAGAAAATCTTCGGCGACGACTCCATCCGCGTGACGGCCACCACCGTGCGCATCCCCGTAATGGGCGGCCACTCCGAAGCCGTAAACGTGGAATTCGCCGAGGAATTCGACCTCTCCGAAGTGCGCGACATCCTGCGCCGCACCGCTGGCGTGGAGCTGGTAGACGACGTG
Proteins encoded in this region:
- a CDS encoding aspartate-semialdehyde dehydrogenase, translated to MKVAVVGATGLVGTEMLKVLAERNFPVTELLPVASARSVGQEIEFQGKKYKVVSMDDAIAARPAVAIFSAGGSISKQEAPRFAEVGTVVIDNSSAWRMDPTKKLVVPEINAKELTAADKIIANPNCSTIQMVVALNELHQRYKVQRIVVSTYQSVTGTGKQAVDQLLEERAGQTPTNPAYPHRIDLNVLPHIDVFEDNGYTKEEMKMVNETKKIFGDDSIRVTATTVRIPVMGGHSEAVNVEFAEEFDLSEVRDILRRTAGVELVDDVKNNVYPMPKDAHGRDAVLVGRLRRDETQPRTLNLWVVADNLRKGAATNAVQIAEAMLEMGLLTA
- a CDS encoding lamin tail domain-containing protein; the protein is MKKLLLLLLLSPFTAAAQLTDSFADGDFTQNPAWTGDAAAFQATTQQLQSNGPAVTGTQLQLATPCQAAAGGTTWEFWANLRLATSSGNFADVWLIAEQADLKASGNRGYFVRLGGTPDEVALFRKDATGSPAYVINGVDATLSSATNNLVRVRVTRSATDVWTLERDLTGGTTFVSEGSATDAAYQRGAWFGLTLTYSSANNRAFLFDDFRVTDTAPPRAISAGATGPQQLDVTFNEPVAATQSAASYRLTATGAPAVTAAQRDATDPAIVHLTLAGPLPLGSSTVEARNVPDLYGNTAAGPLTATFSYSGTAVAPGFSQVVITEIFADETPVVGLPASEYLEIHNPSATAVLDLAGTQLLKPGQTGNPAVFPAGATLLPGEYAVVCGSTRVPQFAAFGKVFGLSNFPSLSNAGDQLLLRTRTGRTLFEISYSDTWYKDSRKKDGGWSLEMVDTANPCGGIENWTASTDASGGTPSRANSVRAANPDRTAPTLLRALALNATTVRLFFGEKLDSLTAANAALYTLTPAVAVTRAAPVSPDFRVVDLTLGAALQASQPLTVTVQRALDCVGNAAGPATSATFGLPSAVAPGDVVVNEILFNPRTSAVDFVELLNRSGKYLDVQGWQLANIRPDSTADSEPISAGPYVLAPGQLLLLTTRPDIVQREYPTSSDPAAFLTMPAFPTFPDDAGIVAVFDSQGRRLDRYAYSETQHLPLLTDLNGVSLERIRAAGPSAAANFHSAAASAGYATPGRPNSQQQDAAGSSQQWSVVPEVFTPDEDGQQDFTTLNYQLDGPGYAGSVSIYDAQGRLTRRLARNETLSTTGFFQWDGLTDKGQKAPIGYYVLQIELFKPNGGSKQEYRKTVVLGARF